In Candidatus Eisenbacteria bacterium, the DNA window TCCAGCCGCTCCAGGAGCGCGGCCTGCCGCACGATCTCGCGCGCGAGCGGCACGTAGATGGGGCGTTCCCCGCGCTCGTCGGCGTAGTCCCAGACCCCGTTGTGGCAGTGCCGATCGTCGTCCCATCCGGGATGGTTCACGATGGGATAGAGGCAGATGCCGTGGAGCTCCACGCCGCGGCGGATGGCCTCACGGGCCTCGTGGCTGATGTACGCGAGCCACGTGGGACGCACCCGGTCCTCGATTCCCGTTTCCGCGATGAAGAGCGGTCGCCGGTAGCGCTCGTGGGTCTCGACCAGCATCTCCCACACCGGCCGGTACTCCTGGCTCGAGGGAAGGATCATCGAGCCATGGCCTCCCGGCACGTACCATTGATTGTGGACGTAGTAGTTCACGCCCAGGATGTCGAGCAGATCCGGCGATCCTCCCAGCTCGGGCCGGATGCGTCCCGCGATCATGTCCCAGCTCTCGTACTGGGAAAGGCGGTGCCCTTCCGCGCGCTCCGCGTCCTCGGGACGGTCGGGCCGGGGGCGGACGTGGATGATGGGATCCGTGTGGACGAGGCGCGCCTCGGGCGAGATCTCGCGCACGGCGCGGCTCGCGCGGATCGCCGCGCGGACGAACTGCGCCTTGATCTCGTTCCCCCG includes these proteins:
- a CDS encoding beta-glucosidase, which codes for DGFRWHANEPEPGRFDFSSARAMVRASVEAGVEVIWDLLHFGWPDHVDVFAPEFPQRLEAFAREAARMLREEGVEAPMVAPVNEISFLSFAAGEAGFFNPFAHGRGNEIKAQFVRAAIRASRAVREISPEARLVHTDPIIHVRPRPDRPEDAERAEGHRLSQYESWDMIAGRIRPELGGSPDLLDILGVNYYVHNQWYVPGGHGSMILPSSQEYRPVWEMLVETHERYRRPLFIAETGIEDRVRPTWLAYISHEAREAIRRGVELHGICLYPIVNHPGWDDDRHCHNGVWDYADERGERPIYVPLAREIVRQAALLERLEDPAFAASDTAPDRKVLDPVAIEVAEATETAREG